The Spirosoma foliorum genome has a window encoding:
- a CDS encoding proline dehydrogenase family protein yields MPETVQGLTDVKPNLRPVSFEDTSIAFSSQSDFKLRKTYWLFALMNKGWLVNLGTFFIKIALRLHLPIKFLIKNTIFEQFCGGESIHDCEKTIANLHDVHVGTILDYSVEGEETEKSFDETTLEILRTIERASESKDIPFSVFKVTGVASTALLEAVQIGDSLNKSQKAEFDRVMQRVDSLCRRAYERNVRIFIDAEESWIQDTIDTLAYEMMDRYNHERPVVYNTYQMYRWESFDHLRRDTAEAQAKGYYLGVKLVRGAYLEKERLRAHEEEYQDPIQATKKDTDLAFNGAIDFCLEHRDTISVCLGTHNEDSCQYCIQHMKQMGIEPNDSHIYFAQLLGMSDNISYNLANAGYNVAKYVPYGPVDTVMPYLFRRADENKSIAGQSSREFNLISDELKRRKNCRSL; encoded by the coding sequence ATGCCGGAGACAGTCCAGGGCCTTACTGATGTAAAGCCGAACCTCCGCCCCGTTTCATTTGAGGACACTTCGATTGCTTTTTCCTCCCAGTCGGATTTCAAACTCCGAAAGACCTACTGGTTATTTGCGTTGATGAATAAGGGATGGCTGGTAAATTTAGGTACTTTTTTTATAAAGATCGCCTTACGCCTTCATCTTCCCATCAAATTCCTCATTAAAAATACCATTTTTGAGCAATTCTGCGGGGGCGAAAGCATTCATGATTGTGAAAAAACCATTGCCAATCTCCACGACGTTCATGTTGGCACTATCCTCGACTATTCTGTTGAAGGAGAAGAGACTGAAAAAAGTTTCGATGAGACAACATTAGAAATTCTCCGCACGATCGAGCGAGCCAGCGAATCCAAAGACATCCCTTTCTCAGTATTTAAAGTGACAGGCGTTGCCTCTACGGCACTGCTGGAAGCCGTACAGATTGGGGACTCGCTCAATAAATCGCAGAAAGCTGAATTTGATCGGGTTATGCAACGCGTGGATTCGCTTTGCCGGCGAGCCTACGAGCGGAATGTTCGCATTTTTATCGACGCCGAAGAAAGCTGGATTCAGGATACGATCGATACCCTGGCCTACGAAATGATGGATCGCTACAATCATGAGCGGCCCGTTGTTTATAACACCTATCAAATGTACCGCTGGGAGAGTTTTGACCACCTCCGGCGTGACACGGCCGAAGCCCAGGCTAAAGGCTATTATTTGGGTGTGAAGCTTGTTCGTGGCGCTTATCTTGAAAAAGAACGACTGCGTGCCCATGAGGAAGAATATCAGGACCCTATTCAGGCAACTAAAAAGGATACCGATCTGGCCTTTAACGGAGCAATCGATTTCTGTTTAGAGCATCGCGATACCATCTCGGTTTGTCTGGGCACCCACAATGAAGATAGCTGTCAGTATTGTATACAGCACATGAAGCAAATGGGAATCGAGCCTAACGACTCGCACATCTATTTTGCGCAGTTGCTGGGCATGAGTGATAACATCTCCTATAACCTGGCCAATGCAGGCTATAATGTAGCGAAATATGTCCCTTATGGGCCTGTTGATACGGTTATGCCTTATTTGTTCCGACGGGCCGATGAGAACAAATCCATCGCTGGCCAAAGTAGCCGGGAGTTTAATTTGATTAGTGATGAATTGAAACGCCGGAAAAACTGCCGGTCGCTATAA
- a CDS encoding chorismate mutase, which translates to MKVELAVEPLGSWIDTNGKPLIIAGPCSAETEDQLVETARQLKALDAVHVIRAGVWKPRTRPGSFEGMGEAALPWIQRAKAETGLPFAVEVATPEHIELALKYGVDILWVGARTTVNPFNVQEIADALRGVDVPVLVKNPVNPDLALWVGAFERLAGAGISKLGAIHRGFATGEASKYRNVPMWQMAIELKSIFPQLPIIGDPSHMAGKRAYLNELAQMAMDLNYDGLIVESHIDPDKAWSDAAQQLTPTAFGEMLDHLQIRQVESQNLEFQSFTEQSRRSIDNVDRQIVEMLAARMALVERLAEYKRDNNVTLFQPERWKEILKTRTELGQKLGLYPELVEEIYKIIHMESIRKQTEIIHSAAQSA; encoded by the coding sequence ATGAAAGTCGAATTAGCCGTAGAGCCGCTGGGATCGTGGATTGATACCAACGGCAAACCTCTGATCATCGCTGGCCCATGCAGTGCCGAGACCGAAGATCAGTTAGTGGAAACTGCTCGCCAGCTGAAAGCACTGGACGCGGTTCACGTTATTCGCGCGGGTGTGTGGAAGCCCCGCACTCGTCCGGGTAGCTTTGAGGGTATGGGCGAAGCCGCTCTTCCCTGGATTCAACGCGCTAAAGCCGAAACAGGCTTGCCATTTGCCGTTGAAGTAGCTACTCCTGAGCACATCGAACTGGCTCTGAAATATGGTGTTGATATCCTATGGGTTGGTGCTCGTACCACTGTTAACCCATTCAACGTACAGGAAATTGCGGATGCGCTACGTGGTGTTGACGTACCTGTTCTGGTGAAAAACCCTGTAAATCCAGATCTAGCCCTTTGGGTAGGTGCATTTGAGCGCCTTGCTGGAGCGGGTATCTCGAAATTGGGCGCTATTCACCGTGGGTTTGCAACGGGTGAAGCGAGCAAGTATCGTAACGTACCAATGTGGCAAATGGCTATTGAGCTGAAGTCGATCTTCCCTCAGTTGCCAATCATCGGCGATCCGAGCCACATGGCAGGCAAACGGGCTTATCTGAACGAATTAGCGCAGATGGCTATGGATTTGAACTACGATGGTTTGATTGTTGAATCGCATATCGATCCAGATAAAGCATGGAGTGATGCTGCACAACAGTTAACTCCTACGGCTTTCGGTGAAATGCTCGATCATCTGCAAATTCGTCAGGTGGAGTCGCAAAATCTGGAATTCCAGAGTTTCACGGAGCAATCGCGTCGTAGCATCGATAACGTAGACCGGCAGATTGTTGAGATGCTGGCAGCCCGGATGGCTCTTGTTGAGCGTCTGGCTGAGTACAAGCGCGATAACAACGTAACCTTGTTCCAGCCTGAGCGTTGGAAAGAGATTCTGAAAACACGTACCGAATTAGGCCAAAAACTGGGCTTATACCCTGAGTTAGTGGAAGAAATCTACAAGATTATCCACATGGAGTCGATTCGGAAGCAAA